One genomic window of Nicotiana sylvestris chromosome 10, ASM39365v2, whole genome shotgun sequence includes the following:
- the LOC104239750 gene encoding probable serine/threonine-protein kinase At1g01540, protein MSAFLNDELSKKTSIFGLHLWVVVGIIVGAAIVLLLFLISLWYTSKRNSTNPQIPPNISSEIKEIRVDPSRTLPEKPDPLPEPEKEPLNNSGGGGYQQRIQIEIGSGNGKGHLVKFPDRVGSGGGSGQGSGEVRSGEQGSIAVPEVSHLGWGHWYTLRELEIATNFFDHENVIGEGGYGIVYRGVMEDNSSVAVKNLLNNRGQAEREFKVEVEAIGRVRHKNLVRLLGYCAEGAHRMLVYEYVDNGNLEQWLHGDVGPYSPLTWEVRMNIILGAAKGLTYLHEGLEPKVVHRDIKSSNILLDKQWNSKVSDFGLAKLLGSERSYITTRVMGTFGYVAPEYASTGMLNDRSDVYSFGILVMEIISGRNPVDYSRAPGEVNLVEWLKTMVSNRNSEGVLDPKLREKPSSRALKRALLVALRCVDPNAQKRPKMGHVIHMLEADDFPFRDDRRTGREHGRSHHDEMKERVMDKRIIESGDSSGYESTVQTNRSLLRKKEVDDEE, encoded by the exons atgtcaGCTTTCTTAAATGATGAGCTCTCAAAGAAGACTTCAATATTCGGTCTACACTTATGGGTAGTTGTTGGTATTATCGTTGGAGCTGCAATTGTACTCCTCCTCTTCCTCATCTCCCTTTGGTACACTTCAAAGCGTAATTCTACAAACCCCCAAATCCCACCAAACATCTCTTCCGAAATCAAAGAGATCCGAGTCGACCCATCTCGGACTCTACCCGAAAAACCGGACCCTCTTCCGGAACCCGAGAAAGAACCCCTAAACAACTCAGGTGGTGGtgggtatcaacaaagaatccAAATTGAGATTGGGAGTGGGAATGGGAAGGGTCATTTAGTTAAGTTCCCGGATCGGGTCGGTTCAGGTGGCGGGTCGGGTCAGGGAAGCGGGGAGGTGCGTTCGGGTGAGCAGGGGAGCATTGCGGTGCCTGAGGTTTCGCATTTAGGTTGGGGTCACTGGTACACTCTGAGGGAGCTTGAGATTGCTACTAATTTTTTTGATCATGAGAATGTGATTGGGGAGGGGGGGTATGGCATTGTGTACCGCGGAGTTATGGAAGATAATAGTAGTGTTGCTGTTAAGAATTTGCTTAACAACAG GGGACAGGCAGAGAGGGAATTTAAGGTTGAAGTGGAAGCAATTGGTCGAGTTCGGCACAAGAATTTGGTGAGGTTACTTGGTTACTGTGCTGAGGGAGCTCACAG GATGCTTGTGTATGAGTATGTGGATAATGGGAACTTAGAGCAATGGCTCCATGGAGATGTAGGGCCATACAGTCCTCTTACATGGGAAGTTCGGATGAATATTATTCTTGGAGCAGCAAAAGG GTTGACCTATCTGCATGAGGGCCTCGAACCCAAAGTTGTTCATCGTGACATCAAGTCAAGCAATATTTTGCTTGATAAGCAGTGGAATTCAAAAGTATCTGATTTTGGTTTAGCTAAGCTTTTGGGCTCAGAGAGGAGCTACATAACTACCCGGGTTATGGGAACTTTCGG CTACGTTGCTCCAGAATATGCCAGCACTGGCATGTTGAATGACAGGAGTGATGTTTATAGTTTTGGAATTCTTGTTATGGAGATTATTTCTGGAAGGAATCCTGTGGATTATAGCCGTGCTCCTGGAGAG GTAAATCTGGTTGAGTGGCTTAAGACTATGGTTTCTAACCGGAATTCCGAAGGTGTTTTGGATCCTAAGTTGCGTGAGAAGCCATCTTCAAGAGCATTGAAACGTGCCCTTTTGGTAGCATTACGATGTGTAGACCCCAATGCTCAAAAGAGGCCAAAGATGGGGCATGTGATACACATGCTTGAAGCTGACGATTTCCCCTTCCGCGAT GATCGAAGAACTGGAAGAGAACATGGACGTTCACATCATGATGAAATGAAAGAGAGGGTAATGGACAAGCGCATAATTGAATCAGGTGATAGCAGCGGATATGAAAGCACTGTTCAAACCAACCGATCTTTATTGAGGAAGAAAGAAGTTGATGACGAGGAGTAG